From Drosophila suzukii chromosome 2R, CBGP_Dsuzu_IsoJpt1.0, whole genome shotgun sequence, a single genomic window includes:
- the LOC108008183 gene encoding location of vulva defective 1, protein MFAMHAFLVLLIAALVWCDRHEGALRLNVPLWDVNNLYSRISSAFGAATTTQPPQVAQGNPSAAGPWDAYYNAMLQEYYKKKQGLFSPNEAMAVDPLPLPVPIPMPLPRPPRPLRPLRPLRPQIPNRPRPRPTRKPTRRSTTTRRPTTTTRKTTTTEKATTTLSTSTSSPVSISSTSTTVASTTNSTTDESSTTGGSSTAGGSSTTGGSSTTGGSFTTGSFTTGSSTTGSSFSSSRIRAKKGYLRATTANPFYSYHNRIQSSPISTPTVLSLEGLPSISGDFRPELQLTIQSPPQSMSTLCHNYPRLCAQPEEAQYVRLTDGFGKPMLLITPGGITQNPLFTEPIERPITPKLRHLKLQPSMKPSRNKYIYRLVKRNQRS, encoded by the coding sequence ATGTTTGCGATGCACGcgtttttagttttattgaTCGCAGCCCTAGTATGGTGTGACAGACATGAAGGAGCTCTTAGATTGAACGTGCCACTTTGGGATGTGAATAATCTTTACTCGCGCATATCGAGTGCCTTTGGCGCAGCAACCACCACGCAACCACCGCAGGTCGCACAGGGAAATCCCTCAGCAGCTGGGCCTTGGGACGCCTATTACAATGCGATGTTGCAGGagtattacaaaaaaaagCAAGGACTCTTTTCTCCAAATGAGGCGATGGCAGTTGATCCCTTACCTTTGCCCGTACCTATTCCAATGCCACTTCCTCGGCCCCCGCGACCTTTGCGTCCTTTGCGGCCCCTGAGGCCCCAGATTCCGAATCGACCAAGACCCAGGCCAACTCGAAAACCCACTAGAAGGAGCACGACAACCAGAAGGCCAACAACAACCACTCGGAAAACCACAACTACTGAGAAAGCTACAACCACTTTGTCCACATCAACGTCGTCTCCAGTATCCATTTCGAGTACTTCGACTACAGTCGCATCTACAACCAATTCAACAACCGATGAATCATCGACTACGGGAGGATCTTCTACAGCAGGAGGCTCTTCAACAACTGGAGGTTCTTCTACAACTGGAGGCTCTTTCACAACAGGGTCTTTTACGACAGGATCATCAACGACAGGATCGTCATTTTCATCTTCACGGATAAGAGCAAAGAAAGGATATTTACGAGCTACAACGGCCAATCCATTTTATTCATACCATAATCGGATTCAGAGCAGTCCCATTTCAACTCCGACTGTGCTCAGTCTAGAGGGTCTGCCCTCAATTTCTGGTGACTTTCGTCCTGAACTGCAACTTACAATACAATCACCGCCTCAGTCCATGTCAACGCTGTGCCATAACTATCCACGCCTTTGTGCTCAGCCCGAGGAGGCGCAATACGTACGCTTAACCGATGGATTCGGCAAGCCCATGCTACTTATAACGCCTGGAGGGATTACACAGAACCCGCTCTTTACAGAACCCATTGAACGTCCCATTACCCCGAAACTAAGGCACTTAAAGTTGCAGCCCTCAATGAAACCATctagaaataaatatatttacagGCTTGTTAAAAGAAATCAAAGATCTTAA
- the LOC108008182 gene encoding putative uncharacterized protein DDB_G0290521, with product MELLRSLVIWVLLVAAGPRWLISLSTGYQVQVRVPVWDVGGLIKRVTGFTKGHVSNQKKKDRPNQEEFWPPYYGYYDPSAILYPPPPFYPYPPYVPPTSPPWPTTEPPTEQPTEPPTKRPTKGPTKGPTKGPTKGPTKGPTKGPTKGPTKGPTEVPTKGPTKGPTKGPTKGPTKGPTKGPTKGPTKGPTKGPTRPTKPTRPTKPTRPTKPTRPTRPTKPTRPTKPTRPTKPTKATKPTTTESPTETTTVISTTEPTTETPTETTTDATTETTTDATTETTTDATTETTTDATTETTTDATTETTTDATTETTTDATTETTTDATTETTTDATTETTTDATTEATTNPPVRDLCAVYSYLPECQEIKSVHLTNKKQSNVFQPQQKLSVETVPHSVTSLCFYYPRLCMKPEEAQFVRLSDENGRPLLLITPVEEKSPQSLVKTRKG from the coding sequence ATGGAACTGCTTAGAAGTTTAGTTATCTGGGTCTTGCTAGTCGCAGCCGGACCTAGATGGCTGATTTCGTTATCCACGGGTTATCAGGTCCAAGTACGAGTACCCGTGTGGGATGTTGGAGGTCTTATCAAACGAGTCACTGGTTTCACCAAGGGTCATGTTAGTAATCAGAAAAAGAAAGATCGACCCAACCAGGAAGAGTTTTGGCCGCCTTATTATGGATACTACGATCCTTCTGCGATACTTTATCCTCCTCCTCCGTTCTATCCATACCCTCCTTATGTGCCGCCAACAAGTCCCCCGTGGCCAACTACTGAGCCTCCAACTGAGCAACCAACGGAGCCACCAACTAAGAGGCCAACTAAAGGTCCAACTAAAGGTCCAACTAAAGGACCAACTAAAGGTCCAACTAAAGGACCAACTAAAGGACCAACTAAAGGTCCAACAAAAGGACCAACTGAAGTTCCGACTAAAGGGCCGACTAAGGGACCAACCAAAGGACCAACTAAAGGTCCGACTAAAGGGCCGACTAAGGGACCAACTAAAGGACCAACTAAAGGTCCAACTAAAGGACCAACTAGACCAACTAAACCAACTAGACCAACTAAACCAACTAGACCAACTAAACCAACTAGACCAACTAGACCAACTAAACCAACTAGACCAACTAAACCAACTAGACCAACTAAACCAACTAAAGCAACTAAACCAACTACAACTGAATCTCCAACCGAAACTACAACAGTGATTTCAACAACGGAGCCAACAACGGAAACTCCAACGGAGACAACAACGGATGCAACAACGGAGACTACAACTGATGCAACAACGGAGACAACAACGGATGCAACAACGGAGACAACAACTGATGCAACAACGGAGACTACGACGGATGCAACAACGGAGACAACAACTGATGCAACAACGGAGACAACAACGGATGCAACAACGGAGACTACGACGGATGCAACAACGGAGACAACAACTGATGCAACAACGGAGACAACAACGGATGCAACAACGGAAGCTACAACAAATCCACCCGTCCGCGATCTTTGCGCAGTGTACTCTTATCTTCCGGAATGTCAAGAAATCAAATCAGTGCACTTAACTAACAAAAAGCAAAGTAATGTTTTCCAGCCACAGCAGAAGCTTTCGGTCGAAACTGTACCACACTCGGTTACATCCCTCTGCTTTTATTATCCCCGTTTGTGTATGAAGCCCGAAGAAGCTCAATTTGTAAGATTGTCAGACGAGAATGGAAGACCCTTGCTCTTGATAACTCCGGTAGAGGAAAAATCACCTCAATCTCTGGTCAAAACAAGAAAAGGCTAA
- the LOC108009026 gene encoding uncharacterized protein, with protein sequence MSSVQAFRAFQWLVFLPCCVFLRWCEAAPQIQDEILQQLKELNLSQAKLIAANSTVKCSLTPNLCDWQLHLYENHRFSVPLVETVKSTPTKAPPNAGQEIFELTHQDSGSQLFIVAEIEPKSRREWRRRGKLRRRPTFNHLSKQKFVLLVVQ encoded by the coding sequence ATGAGCTCCGTTCAAGCCTTTCGAGCATTCCAATGGCTAGTTTTCCTCCCGTGCTGCGTATTTCTACGATGGTGTGAAGCTGCCCCACAAATCCAAGATGAGATACTGCAGCAACTTAAGGAACTGAATTTGTCCCAGGCGAAGCTTATTGCGGCTAACTCCACTGTTAAGTGCAGCCTGACCCCGAATCTTTGCGACTGGCAACTGCATCTATACGAGAACCACCGTTTCAGTGTTCCACTTGTCGAGACTGTGAAAAGTACACCCACCAAAGCACCCCCGAATGCCGGTCAAGAAATCTTTGAGTTGACCCACCAAGACAGTGGGTCGCAGCTGTTCATTGTGGCCGAGATTGAGCCCAAGTCGAGACGGGAATGGCGAAGAAGAGGAAAACTGCGGCGTCGACCAACTTTTAATCACTTGAGTAAACAGAAATTTGTCTTGCTGGTCGTTCAATAA